The DNA sequence ATGTAGAGGTTTGGAGGGTGCTTTCTTGGTAGTGGCCCGTGTGACTTTGTGAGGGTTAGGGATAGTCTGTTGGTTGCTAGTTTGGAGTTGACGCGTTATTCAGATGTGTAGGAATACTCTGTTCGTATCTATTATCTTCACCTGCAGAAACAAAGAATTACTTGTCTGTTTTctgaaaaccaaaaagaaatccAATATGCAATACCTGAATATTTGTCATGGGAGTTAGAGGAGTCATTTACCAATAGTACGTAGGAAAATTGGGCATCTCAACACATAAACAAACaggcaaaaattgaaaaaaaaaaaaaaaaaaaaaaaaaaaccaaaagttaAACAAAAGTTGTATCTGCAGACCaaaaaatttgttaaacaaAAGGCTCAagaggaaaaacaaaaattgtataCATTGAGAACGGATTACGGTAGTGGTCTATGCATAGGTATTTTGTAGAAGTGCTTTGGTCAAATTGTCAACAATCAATTGTTTCATTAGTAAATGTGGATTGGATGATTTGGGCAACGCAAGTAACAGAAAGTTAACAAcgtaaaatatttgagacattgAGAACTAAATAGCTGAACGGATTATATACCTTCAATAAACAACTGTGGTTcttgaaaatgaagaagaacaaAACCAGACAGCAATATAAAGCATTTgattacaaagataaaatcTTTAGGATGCCAAAATGAGAATTTAAACGtaaaatttatttgtaaattaaaaactgaaaaataaatgaaaaaagagGCACATGAAGAAAAGAGGGCTTACCACTGCGTGGTTGAACGCTAATCCAAAATGACTGCAGGTGGGAAACCATACCTACCACTGAGAAGATGCAGATGAGCATCGAAAACAGACAGCTCGCAAAAGGGTTATAAACAATATGTTTATACTAATCCAATTTCTTCATGACCTATTTAATAGTTGTCTTGAAAGACAACACACAAAGACAACCTGCCGGATTCGTAGCGTGCTTGGATTCAAAGACCAGGAGCCGAGTAATCAAATCATTAAACGGCGACAGAGGTGGAAAGTTGGCGAGCATAAACACCCAAATCTTACCGCCAAAAGGCCTCATCCCTAGTCAGATATATACGTACACATTTTGCCATAATATATCTCCTTGtagttttaagaaaaatattttgctGATCATGTTCACGTACATAGGTGTTTCTGAGATACAGATTATGAGCCggagttatttttatttatacacGCATCTAGACATAGCTCAAAGAAATGATAATCAAGCATAACACTATTTTGCTGATCATCTTCACATACATAGGTGTTTACTTAAAGATCTCCATCACCCAAATGCCGGAGACAAAACATTCAAATTTAATGCCACTAAATCCAGCACCAGTTGCCAGAGTCATGAACTCTTCTCGGCTCCGCTCCTTTCCTCCCCTGTTTTGACTCAGCATAAGCACATCAAGTAGGGAGGTGCTCTTCACGGCGGTGCTAGTCTCTGGCTTCACTGGAAGAAGTGCTTCCACGATAATCACTTTTCCATCGTCTGGAATAGCGTTGTAACAATTTTCCAACAGCTTTAGGCAGTGTTGGTCACTCCAATTGTGAAGTATCCACTACAAGTTTATCAAAAGATACATTGTAACGATTGTTCGTATGACCTCAAACGGAataggaaaacaaaattaatgctcgggaaaatgaaaaataacctTCAACAAAATGGCATCCCCAGATGGAACACTTGCAAACATGTCTCCTCCAACATGTTCCACCCctgcaaaaataaattaattccTATTTTAAGTTGCATGGCTTGTgcatgataaataaaataagaagaaaaataattccCGCATGTCGTTTGCTTCTTTTGTATATCTTTGAATTTTATGTCTTTAGATTCTCTGTATGATTTATTCAACTAAAGCTAAAACATAAGTGTGTAGGGAATTAAAAATGGTGAGTGTGCGAACATCATGTTCCAACTAACTATTAcgaatcaaattaattaaagtgatcTTTACCAGGATATGAAGCGGCATGTTTTATGACATGAGGCAAGTCATAATTGATACCCTTAATATGGGGATGCTTAGAAGTGATTAGACTAATAGTGACTCCCAAACCACCACCAACATCAACAAGTTGGGTAATTTTCTCAAAACCCTTGTAGAGATGAAGAATCTTCTTGGTGACAATAGTGGTGTGGTTAAACATTGCTGTGTTGAAAACTTGATTAAACCTGGGGTCTAAACCTAGGTACTCATAAGAGTGCTTGCCGTGGACCCTGTTAAATGAAATTCCTCCTTCAACAACTGCATCTTTCAGTTGGGACCTATCAATGTCAATGTGTATCACCCAAGTCAGAgttaaaaagataaattacctttttttttttttttttttttttgaaacaagaTAATTACCATTAATTAGgctaattagaaaataaaagctAGAGAGACCAATTTCTTTTCTACAATGATTGATGTGGCCATTTCTAATTTGTTGTGAATAAATAACTTGTAAGTGATTCCAGaatgaaacaaatgaaaaattgCCAAATGAGTTTATAGTGATTCAtgcataataaattattttcaagttATATTGGTTTCTTTTTcgtaataatttgaaaaaattggagCAATTTTGACACAATTTGAGCTTTGGTTCCAGAACTAAAAATTTTTGAGTATTGCTTTCTGAACTTGCCATAATATGAAGCAATAGTCCTTTTGAATAACATTCTTGGTAATTTCCTTTTAGAATAAAAGGTTTAAAGGGGCCAAAAAGGGACGAAGTTTGAATGGagttattcaaaaaaaatattgttttccATTGTAACAAGTTTAGAGACCGATATTTAGAGATAATTAATTTAAAGACCAAGGttccaattgaattaaaattcagAACTATTGCCCTAATTATCTCTAATAATTCTACTAAAACAAAATATAGAtgaataaaaagagaaaagggtTAAGACAATGGTTAATTAGTAGGGGCAAGAGAGTAGTACTAAACAGACCAGGAGTCTAGGACGACCTTGTCTTGCATCAATGCCATCATGGGACCTAAAGAAACACCATCTTCATTAGTCACAAAGTAGTTGGACACAGGACCAAGGCTGTAGAGCCTCTGAGAATCAGACCCATCTTCTTCATTAGCAACGACAGAGCAGCTGAGAATAGAGTGACTGGCTAGGAGCCTTAGAATACGATCCAACATCATCGGTGCCTCAGAATTCCTGGTGCCGCTGCCGATACGGGCTGCAATCTCTGATGAAGACAGCTTGGCACCAGGACCGGCTTTCGCTATGATGTCGAAAACGCCTAGCTCGATTGCTGATTGCATAGACATGGACAGCACAGAAGAAAACACCAGCTGCATGGCACAGCCGAAGTTTTCCTCTTCTTCCAGCTGCGGGGCCATTGGACTGTCTATATTTGTATTGTGATACTTAATGCCAACTGAAAGTGTTTACTTATcttctctatatataaagccagaACTTCCTTTTGGTCAATTCGTGctttgttataaataggtcaaagttaGAAAGATAACCTTCATTAGTGACAAGAGCAAAGCAGGTGTAAAATATTACACTATAACTATAGCACAAGAtgatgacaaataaaagaggTAGAAATAGAtactgatgttattgatctttcaTTTTTTACTCTGTATCTTGATAGTagtcggagtgctctatttatagagcaactctagacaaacattttgaaatttatagtaCACATCATTGAAAGTACGATCCTCCTTCACCTCCCAAGTCAATATCACTTTGTGTGGGCATTGAAAATCTGTGTGGGCATTCATAACACTACCAATATTTTCAATATTGCATTCAACACTGCCAATGTCTTCAACACTGCGTTCAATATTACCAATGTTTTCAACACACTTTATATTTTAAGTCTTGCTTAGCTgatatttaaatttttgtttaaatccCCCTATTTCATACGCCCGTCTATTTAACATGACGCGATCAAACTTCCACCTAAATGTACAAGTGCAATTCTACTAGAAGTCTGCATAAATCTATCATCTATGTGGGGTCCGTCGAAACATTCAAATTCTACAAATGTTGTAGAATTCCACATTCAATACAGGTTAATGCATTGAAAACGGGAGAAGTGTCATgagaatcaattaaaataagtgactaattaagaaatttttgtTGTTGCTCTACCCTTCACGGCACTACACTATGGCGGAGGGACGACGAGACAAGGATTGGCCTAGGGCGCCTATCCtgactttttcttttcaacactcctCCAATTATCATGCTTCATTCATTTACAGTCATTCTCTTATTTGTCAACAATGCAACAAATTTAAACATATTCTTACAGTCATGCACTTATTTGTCAACAATGCAACAAATTTAAACATATTATTTCCTAATTCCAAATGCCAACTTCCAAGTATGGTTACATCCCACCactattataatatttatatgacataaaattaataatctTTGGCATTTGATAAACAacctttactttttttttttttagtacaacaaatatattttacactaagggcaGGGGGGAGTTCGATTAAGCCATACAATGACAATctagtttggtattgaattcaccatccacgagattctaacctaagacctctcacttacaaataaagaggaataccatcagactgtagtactaaatggctATAAACAACCTTAACATTAAACCTTcacttataaattaaaaaaaaaatctacattAAACCTtcacttataaatttaaaaaaaatctactttgttctttctttttcacggTGCAACCCAGAAGTAGGACTCCAAGTCTTGAAAGCTATTCTTCTTTGAAATTCATATATATAGTCAAAgcccaaaattcaaattcatatatatAGTCAAATACCAAAATTCGAATTAATTCGACAACTATAAGATTTGTAAAATCTATCTTGTTGTATATAACTTTTTATTGTTTATCTTCTATCTTACCTCTTATTTATGTGTTAGTGTTTAGATTTTTTTGTTGATTCTCCCTATTAAAATTAAGAGTATAAATGACAAGATTATCACGCAACGATTAATATTATACATGTTTggatatgcttttaaaataactgaaagcgcttttTGGGAAAGGTTTTTTGTGTTCCAAAAGCATTGTAAGTGAATTTTGGAAGAATCACTAATTATGTACGTCTTGCAAGAAGTATTTAAGTTCATTTTtaagattcacttgcatttaaCTAAGGATtgattctaaaagcactttttttgtttgtttgtttgtttgttttttttttttttttttttttttttttgtgaagattctaaaaacactttcattaaaaaCGTCTTCAATCATTTTTAAAGCACTTTCAAACATATCAGTCTGAATTGCAACTCAAAACTTATGTATATAGTTTTGGTCTGAGTCGCAAGACAAAACTTATGTTATATAGTTTTGGTCTGAGTCGCACACAAAACCTATGTGTGTGTATAACTACTGAAGATTAGCTATGAAACATTCATATCTGATGCCACTAAATCCAACACCAGTTGCTAAGGCCATGAATTCTTCTTGACTCCTCTTCATAACCCAACACATACGGTGAGTTGGGTTATGATTTAATCACATTTTTTCGTTTGAGAATCGAACGTCCCTTACATTTTGGGGAAATCATGGACGTGCACGTAAAAGGAGTCGATCGCAGCCGTTAGGTTGTTAGGCGGCCATGTATTGTGTGCTTTAATTGAATTTAGGAAGGGCTTTGGTGTTCATGTGACAAAGGATCTTGGACACCCACCAAATTGATATGGTCACCACCATGAGGAATTAACCAAAATGGATAGCTCTTTGTTCAACCTTTCATCTTGATTTTACAGTTtcaattaggaaaacctaaccacATGTAAAGCATAAAAGTTGGAGTGATAAGCTTAAATCTAACTCTCAATTAAGCTCATTTTGCACATTGCTAATTAAGAATGCTAAATATGGATGAACAGCAATTATCCACAAATGAAAAATGCATGGATGGTCTATTCTAAAATAATTTAGTCACACCCTTAAAACGTGACAAATGAAAACATAATCCAAGCTTCCAAATACTCGTCAATACAAATATGTGcgtgtacgtgtgtgtgtgtgtgtgtgtgtttttttttttttttgggagaacGAATACCAAAAAATGGAGTACTTGAGTATATCATTTTGGCAATTACGTCAGGGGCAAGGAAACAACTCCATTCTTGAAATCCAAGAtttgttttagggttttgggttgagAAGTGATTTTTGgacgtcattttttttttcatgttgatcttttaattaaataaaccaAAGAATTGTTGTAATTAATATGTGATTGTGCAATTTCTTAGTAGATTTGGTTTAGGATTCCTATAAATCTAGTGATTCTATCCTGTTAGGTTTTGTATTATTTGGAAAATAAGTATCTCTTCCTTGTGGTTTATTATAACTAAAAGCACTGGCACAAGGAAAACATATCTACAATTTCCCTGAGCCctattctctctttttctctttgttgCCGCCGGTccccctttctctctttttctttcccttcaATAAATAGGCCACAACAAGAATTATAAATTCGACAAAAATAACCATGAGTGTgcataaataatttttcttttgaattatcTATATTAGGGGAAAAAGATGAACCAAGAACAAGACCAATACcaaaaaccaagaaaataacAAGTTAATAACATTCGAGCGGCAGAACGACGACGACAAAGTAGGCCGGTCTAAAATCTT is a window from the Pyrus communis chromosome 16, drPyrComm1.1, whole genome shotgun sequence genome containing:
- the LOC137720306 gene encoding cathecol O-methyltransferase 1-like, giving the protein MAPQLEEEENFGCAMQLVFSSVLSMSMQSAIELGVFDIIAKAGPGAKLSSSEIAARIGSGTRNSEAPMMLDRILRLLASHSILSCSVVANEEDGSDSQRLYSLGPVSNYFVTNEDGVSLGPMMALMQDKVVLDSWSQLKDAVVEGGISFNRVHGKHSYEYLGLDPRFNQVFNTAMFNHTTIVTKKILHLYKGFEKITQLVDVGGGLGVTISLITSKHPHIKGINYDLPHVIKHAASYPGVEHVGGDMFASVPSGDAILLKWILHNWSDQHCLKLLENCYNAIPDDGKVIIVEALLPVKPETSTAVKSTSLLDVLMLSQNRGGKERSREEFMTLATGAGFSGIKFECFVSGIWVMEIFK